In Plasmodium coatneyi strain Hackeri chromosome 8, complete sequence, the genomic stretch TCCACTTGTGTCTTCCCAGAGAAATGCAATTTACCTTTAACTGAAGAAGACATACATGAGGGAAGGTGTCACCTAAGCAATGAAGGATACAGCGTGTCAAAAAGAGTTCTGGAAGTGTTGGTGAGATTTTACAGAGAAAAATACAACTACCAGTGGATTTGTATAATACCTACAAATGTATACGGCAAATACGACAACTTCAACTTAGCCTCTTCGCACGTAGTGCCTTCTATTATTCATAAGATGTATTTGGCAAAAGGTAATTCAAAACTGTTGCTCATTTTGAGGGATGCGGggaaaatttctttcttGCGAAATGGAACTTAAAAATGgttacatgtgtatatgtgcacatatacgaacacatatgtgtgctttttttttttttttttttttttttcctcagcGAACAATACGGACGTGCGGCTCATGGGTGACGGGACGGCTGTCCGCCAATTTATTTACAACAGAGACATAGCCACCATTTTGCTCTACATCCTCAACACGTATTATTGCAAGTATTTCACGATAGTTAAGGATGGAATTTACAGCGTTATATTATCCACTAATTTGCCTTCAAATGGTACGCACATAAATGTGTgctaaaaaatatgcatgtacatttttgaataaaatttccGCACAACAGTGTTGCTCCGTTTGTTACTTTTACAGAATTAACCATTAAAGAGTTGGCggggaaaattaaacatTTCCTAAAATTCGACAAAGAAGTATTGGTTCgtccgtaaaaaaaaaaatatatatatctgtacataaaaatatatatatatatatatatatatatataacttcTTAAAATGCCctaaatgaacaaaatttgaACCCCCTTTTGCTTAGTTTGACGAAACAGCGGATAACGGAATTCACCGAAAGGTTTCAACATAAGAACGAATGAAAAATTCCAGGAAAAAGGGCGTTTGTCTGCTATATAAGTTTATCTTTacagtgaaaaaatatatatttttttttcctttttttagacATCAAGCAATGACAAGTtaatgaaaattttggatAACTCTTTCGCGTTTACTGACATGGACAagggtaaaataaaaatgcgaaaaaataaagtaaaaataaattaaatactCTGTAACGCTCCTCAGTTTGTAATCGAATCGAAATGAAAGAGCGCGTTATGCGcagtttccttctttaacaTATGTAACACATTTAATGCACAATGCAACATTGCAGGTTTGGAAGAAACGATCAATTGGTTCATTGGCGCGTACGAGAGCGTAAGAAGGTGACATTCCGGAGATGGCAAATTTGCAGGCGCGCCCTTTACACACATGGTGTGTTATTTTTCCAAACCGTTTTACTCAGTCTACCTACCTCTATTACAATTATTTGACAACTAACGAACTCTTGTAGAGTgcctaaaaaaaaactgacgTGCGAGAGGGCTTCCACCCCACGCGCATTTGCACTTCTAAAATTTATTtccaagtggaaaaataaataaataaatatacacataaaaatgcatacacaCCATCTTAATCGTCCCATAAATGGAGCATACAATAATGTGCGAAGCatttgtaaagaaaaaaaaaaaaaatgctgcgTTGTAGGATTCAAAAGCACAAATTAATTTAATAGGGGAGTGACACATATGGcctgtatatgtgtatgattCCTATACTACGCGCACCATATATATTCTCCGGGACGACCCGAACCTGTGTTATACTACTTGTTTGAAGCTTAACCCGGTGATGCGTAAAAATGggggcatttcttttttacttttcattCTATAAGCGCACTGTGAACCATAGACGGGTGTGAAGAagctcttttttatttttctattcgAAATATAACTCGCGATTaaacaaattttataaatatttacaaatTCGTGAATGTGTATTCCCTTTCAAAGTTGTCCCCCTATAacattttatactttttactATTACGCGTAATGCATACTTTTCCACTTGTAGGTTTTCATTACCTCTAAAATTCCTTTACACCAGGTAAATCTTTTATGGACCTTCTTTTGCCATTGTACTGGTTTTATCACGAGAAAAATAACATCCGTCTCGTAACAATTGGGTATATAAAAAGATAGTTACaagttctctttttttttttttttttttttttttttctccttccgaGGAATGCTATACCAAATGAAGATACTTTCACCAGCTGGTGTAACTTTGTTTTACCTTTGCCTTAGgtcatttgcaaaaatgtttacATGTTAGCGTTTAAGCCTTTTTGCACCAGGCATATGTATTGCGCGTGTACGCGCGTTTGTATGTATTACTGCGCGCTAGCGTGCatgtaaatgtaaaaaaggtCACGTCAAAGCATCGTTAAGGAGAGGCCCCTAGGGATGTAGGCCCTCTAACCCGCCATGCATTTATCGTCaaatattcacatatattgcACAGGGCATATAATAACCTTCTGtggtgttatatatatatatgcttgtTATGCGCATGTTCGTCCGTTCGTGTGGGTGCTATGTTGCCATCACGATGTACGCGCTGATGCGTACGTTTCGCCCTTCTCACATGTGACAATCTTGTG encodes the following:
- a CDS encoding GDP-L-fucose synthetase, yielding MTRVCLVTGGTGLLGNSLREVIKKESPQFVENENEIIVNSGDNNVIKKYIFLSSKMCDLKNFDEAQKFFVENEITDIVHFAACVGGLYANKNNNLQFLVDNLEINLNVVKLCHKNSITRGIFTLSTCVFPEKCNLPLTEEDIHEGRCHLSNEGYSVSKRVLEVLVRFYREKYNYQWICIIPTNVYGKYDNFNLASSHVVPSIIHKMYLAKANNTDVRLMGDGTAVRQFIYNRDIATILLYILNTYYCKYFTIVKDGIYSVILSTNLPSNELTIKELAGKIKHFLKFDKEVLFDETADNGIHRKTSSNDKLMKILDNSFAFTDMDKGLEETINWFIGAYESSTYLYYNYLTTNELL